GAAGGTACAGACGTAAGCAACCGGCAGCACTGGCCTATGTTTGTCCACAATTTCCCCATAGTGGAGTTTCTGGGGTGATTTGTTTTTCATGTCCGCCCACTCGGGGTTAAGGAAGGAGATGGACCAGAGGGGGATGTTATTTTTCCTTATAGTTTTTACCGCTTCTTTCATGGCTGAAGCATCAGGGAAGCTGGCGGAAACAGCCTTTCTCTCTTCGAATTTCTGGACATTCAGGGTAATTTCAGTGATAATGCCCGTGGTTCCCATCGTCCCTATTAACTTATTGAGTTCGGGACCGGAAAAAACCCTTATTTTTCCGTTGGGAAGAACAACCTGGGCTTTTTCCATGCTCTCGTAGCCCCAGCCGAACTCATAACTCCCATACCCGGCTCCGCTCTGAGCCAGCCAGCCTCCGACTGTCGAGGAAGGAGCGCTTGAAGGGATCGCCCTGACAGAAAGCCCTTTCTCTTTCAGTTTCCTTTCTAACTTTTCCCAGATAATCCCGCTCTGCACCACAGCTTTCTGCCCTTCGGGGTCGATGCTTATAATCTTATTCAGTAATGTAACATCGGCAACTATGCCTCCTTTTGTAGGGATTACCCCGCCATACCCTGAAGAAGCTCCTGCACGTGGAACAACTGGAATACTGTGCCTTTTTGCAAATTCCAGAAGCTTTACTGCGTCTTCTTCCGTCCGGATTTTTACAACAGCTGCAGGGTCGGTGTTTCCTATCACCTTCTTGACAAGAGGGGGTAAGGCTCCTATATCGTGGTTGTAATAGTGGCGATCACGTTTGTCAAGATTGACGTATTCTCCGAAGAGTTCGGAAAGTTCTGTTTTCTGGGCTGCTGAAAGTTCCGGCACATTTTTTGTTGTCATGTTTTTTCTCCTGGGTTATGGCTGATTTGTGGACACTTTACAGTGTACAGATGGTTGTGATATGTCAGGTTCTTGAAATTTTTTAAGCTCCCCTTTATTTTATAATGGTCATAAAAATAAAAAAAATAAAAATTGATAATTAAAAGTGAAGGGCATCTTTGGGGCAGACACTCACACAACGCCCGCATTTGATACAGTCGGGTTTTGTCTCTGCCTGGCAGACCTTAAGCTGCATGGGACAGACTTTTTCGCATTTCTTGCAGCTGATGCATTTGTCTTTTTCAAGCTGTAGCTGGTACTTCTTTCCTCCGAGCAAGTTCTGGGCTGTTCCCATCGGACAGAAGGAACACCAGGTCCTCGGGCTCAGGTAGCTGCCGAGAAGGACCGCAATTACCGTTGTCACAATGCACATGGTGACAAAGACCATCCCTATCTTCTCAAAGATGTTCAGGGTTCCGACGATGCTTGAAATCCTGTAACCCATGAACCCCATCATCAGGAGAAAGATCGGAAGGCGCACCCACAGGCTCCTTAAGATTCCAGGGATCTTTCTTTTCTTTGAAATTTTGCTGATCCAGAAATCAGCAAGGCTTCCCCTGGGACAGAGGTTTCCGCAGAACCATCTGCCTCTGAAGGGGCTGATAAGGAAGAT
The Methanosarcina sp. WWM596 DNA segment above includes these coding regions:
- a CDS encoding 4Fe-4S binding protein encodes the protein MLKITPYLGILVLIVSIGGLWYPALGYFVLLIFAAIFLISPFRGRWFCGNLCPRGSLADFWISKISKKRKIPGILRSLWVRLPIFLLMMGFMGYRISSIVGTLNIFEKIGMVFVTMCIVTTVIAVLLGSYLSPRTWCSFCPMGTAQNLLGGKKYQLQLEKDKCISCKKCEKVCPMQLKVCQAETKPDCIKCGRCVSVCPKDALHF